A single genomic interval of Tissierellales bacterium harbors:
- a CDS encoding metallophosphoesterase — protein sequence MSKLSFIHLSDIHFVRASNDPSDIDKDLREAIINDLEINGKKNLKNVVGILVTGDIAFSGNRKEYEIAKEYLNRVCNVFNIKPSDVYCVPGNHDVNQNVVNRSELIFTAQNAVDEKSTIDDADKTFSKYISDDNFNALFKPINEYNEFAKRFECDIHADKIFWQKDFVLEGNLKLRVVGINSAFLSNRTDHQKDKEDRLMYIGQAQIPCYEKDVATLLMCHHPPKCWKFKDDILQRINKRADIQLYGHMHSQSVELMDENAILYSGAVHPTRTVDWLPRYNWITISNKIETDERILEVEIYPRCLTTDRDSFTIDSTCHHGGNHIYHEINIDRKRKSALQDCKGEVFVKEEIESCTSSLLVTETSELIDERKIIYDFYELSWIDQINILTQLTLITKETSVRLDSKMIGEAIKRAREQDKLSELHNKILEKMEEKL from the coding sequence TTGTCTAAATTATCTTTTATCCATCTTTCAGATATTCATTTTGTGAGAGCAAGTAATGATCCATCAGATATAGATAAAGATTTGCGCGAAGCAATAATAAATGATTTAGAAATAAACGGAAAGAAGAACTTAAAAAATGTAGTAGGAATATTGGTTACTGGAGATATTGCTTTTTCAGGGAATAGAAAAGAATACGAAATTGCAAAAGAATATCTTAATAGAGTTTGTAATGTTTTTAATATTAAACCAAGTGATGTATATTGTGTTCCAGGCAATCACGATGTTAATCAGAATGTAGTAAATCGTTCAGAATTAATCTTTACAGCACAAAATGCTGTTGATGAAAAAAGCACTATAGATGATGCTGACAAAACATTTAGTAAATATATTAGTGATGATAATTTTAATGCACTATTTAAACCTATAAATGAGTACAATGAGTTTGCTAAAAGATTTGAATGCGATATTCACGCGGATAAGATATTTTGGCAAAAGGATTTTGTACTCGAAGGTAACTTGAAGCTTAGAGTTGTTGGGATAAATTCAGCTTTTTTATCTAATAGAACGGATCATCAAAAAGATAAGGAAGATCGTCTGATGTATATTGGACAAGCTCAAATTCCTTGCTATGAAAAGGACGTAGCTACTTTATTGATGTGCCATCATCCGCCTAAATGTTGGAAATTCAAAGATGATATATTACAACGTATAAATAAAAGAGCTGACATACAGTTGTATGGGCATATGCATTCGCAATCGGTAGAGCTTATGGATGAAAACGCAATATTATATTCTGGTGCAGTGCATCCTACTAGAACTGTTGATTGGTTACCTCGGTACAACTGGATTACTATAAGCAACAAAATAGAAACTGATGAACGGATATTAGAGGTTGAAATCTATCCTAGATGCTTAACAACTGATCGAGACTCATTTACCATAGATAGTACCTGCCATCACGGTGGAAATCATATATACCATGAAATAAATATAGATCGCAAACGTAAATCTGCATTACAAGATTGTAAAGGAGAGGTTTTCGTTAAAGAGGAGATTGAATCATGTACATCGAGTCTATTAGTGACTGAAACTTCTGAACTAATAGATGAACGTAAAATTATTTACGATTTTTATGAACTATCGTGGATTGATCAAATTAATATTCTTACACAGTTAACACTAATCACAAAGGAAACTTCGGTAAGATTAGACTCAAAAATGATAGGTGAAGCAATTAAACGTGCAAGAGAACAAGACAAACTTTCGGAGTTACACAACAAGATATTAGAAAAAATGGAGGAAAAGTTATGA